In Jaculus jaculus isolate mJacJac1 chromosome 2, mJacJac1.mat.Y.cur, whole genome shotgun sequence, the genomic window ACGGCCTGCAGGTTACTTACCTGAAGGACAACAGCACCCGTAACATCTTTATCTACCACGAGGATGGGAAGGTGGGTGCTGCTGAGCGGTGCTAGGCCCCTTGAATCTCCACAGATCCCTCTGGTCCTGCTAGGGGGCACCGCCCACAGCCATCTGTGAAGGTGTGAAGAGAGAGCCTGGGCTCACACGCTGCACCACAGGACATGGGGCCTCAGCCTCCCGTGTGTTCCAGCGAGCGGACAGCGCAGGGCGCTGCGCATAGGCCCTGGGGCAGGATGTGCCAGACACACGGCACAGAACAGACAGGAGGTGGGGCAGTCCTGCCGAAGCGCTGAGCCAGGGGTGCTGCGTGGTGGTCTCTGCTCTGGGGAAGCTGTCAGGACCCGGTTTGAATCGGTGGGAAAGGGCAGCAGGCaggagaggaagggacagaggtgCGGTGGAATGGGGTAAAGCGGAGAGCGAGCCCCGAGGATGGAGCTGACCCTTGGGGGTTTGGCTGCAGTGGTAGAGGCGCCTCCATGCCCTAACGAGTGCCAAAGCGGAATGGCAGGGTAGGCGGGAtttgggagaggagggaaggactgATGTTGGCCCATGGCAACCAGAGCAAGGGTAACGGGACCTTCTGGGTCTGTAGCACAGTGTGGAACTGGACAGGGAGTCGGTGGACAGTGTGGAGAGGGCAGGAGGATGGGTGGAGGAGAATATGGACAGATGAGAGGGTCATCTTCGCAGGCAGAGGGGAGGGCCAAAGGCGGGAGTGAGTGGGACCAAACGACGGATTTGGTGGGGCCTGATAAGGGCATGGCTGTGATGGTGAGGTACTGTCCTCTGCGGGAGAGACTCCGCTGGCCATTGGCCAGGGAGAAGGTGCAGGTGAGCCAGCTGGTCACTGGCTCAGGCAGATGTTAGCTGTGCTCACTGGTTTGCTGCACTGGGGACTGGACCAGAGCCCCTGGGAAGGCTAGCACGGACAGGTCCTGCAGGACAGGTAGAGTGGGGTTTCTGCTTCCCGTGAAGTGGCAGCCAAAGCTTCACCGTGACCCCAGCAGGGGCACTGGGTAAGGAAAGATAGACTCCAGATAGGTGTGGGCTCCGGGGAGGGACTAGCCAGGGCCCAAAGGAGGACAGACAGGGCTGGACACACAGAGAAACTCCGTCAAGGTCTGAACAAGCGGTGTGCAATGGAAGCAGCCCTGGGGTGTGCAGAGTTCGATGTCACCCTGCCCTGTCTCGTCTTGCCTGTTCCCTGGTCCGGTCCTGTCTTGGCCTAGGGAGCATTTCTGCTCGATGAGAGGGAGATGGAGGCACACCCCGTCCTCCAGTGGGCGGTCTGGAGGCGCCCCCTTGCTGAcgggtgctggggaggcagagcctgaTCCAGGCTCACCACCGATTTGGTTTCCAGGAGATTGTGGACTGGTTCAACGCGCTGCGAGCCGCCCGGTTCCACTACTTACAGGTGGCCTTCCCTGGGGCCAGCAATGCAGATGTGAGTGACCGCTTTGGGGCCACCTGCTGGGTGGGGGGGACTAATGAAATGGCCTAGTGGGATGACTTTGAGCCCAGGAAAGGTCAAAAGACTGACCAAGGGCATATGTAGGGTCCCACACATGCCCCAGGGCTGAATGCCATGCTTAGGTTTAAGTGTCATCTAGGGCGGGCATAGTGGGGCTGACCACTGTTTGTCCTGCCTCAGCTGGTGCCCAAGCTGTCCAGAAACTACCTGAAGGAGGGCTACATGGAGAAAACGGGGCCCAAGGTAGGCCTGCAGGTGGCAAGCTTCCCAGGTCACCCATCCTGCAGCTGTCTCTTCTCTGGAGTTGAACAGGGTGGGGCAGGGTGGCAAGCCAAGAGGTTGAGTCACTGTGGAGGGTGCGTGTGCGTTAGGACACAGGGCTCGAGGTCAGGCTGGGTGCATCCTGAGAGTCCTGGAGCCCACACTGTGATCCGGTGGCCCTGAGCTTTGAGGGCAGTCCTTGTCTGTACCCTGGTGCCAGCTGCAGCCCCAGAGCCTGGCTCTGGATGTTGATGGTTAGCTCAGCTCCCTCTTCCTGCCCGTGTCCCCTCTTCAGTAGGTACCTGTGCAGGTTGTGGGCGGGTGTCAGTGCTCCATTGGGAATCGGAGTACAGGGCCTGGAAGCGTCTGAATCCCAGAGGGCTGCCACCAGGGCCCCTCATTTGCTGTGTGGTCAGAACGACGCCTGATGAAACACCAATCTTAGGGTGCTGGGCTGTGGGTCAGCTAGGGCAGAGGCCCGCCTCGGTCAGGCCGGCTCCTTACCACCCTTCTTGACCTGCAGCAAACGGAAGGCTTTCGGAAGCGCTGGTTTACCATGGACGACCGGAGGCTGATGTACTTCAAAGACCCCCTGGTAAGGAGGGTCTAAACCCACCTAGCTCTTCCTTGCCCACTGGCGAGGGAGAGTAGGCTGGAGTCCTCAGGGTCCTGGTCACTACTCGGCCTCTTCTGGGCTTGGAGAGGACGCAGATAGGAGTGCGGGGGCCCCTCCCTCCAGGGGTGGGCTGTGGGGGGAAGACACACTTGACACCCCGCCTCCTCCCCCTTCAGGATGCCTTTGCCCGAGGGGAAGTCTTCATTGGCAGCAAGGAGAGTGGCTACACGGTGCTGGAGGGGCTCCCTTCGTCTACCCAGGGCCACCACTGGCCCCACGGCATCACCATCGTCACCCCTGACCGAAAGTTCCTGTTCACCTGTGAGACGGAGCTGGACCAGAGGGAGTGGGTGGCAGCCTTCCAGAAGGTGGTGGACAGGCCCATGCTGCCTCAGGAGTATGCAGGTGAGGGCGCAGGTGAGGGACGGGGCGAGGAGGCCACGACAAAGGCTGGCCACCCATGAAGGCCTCTGATGCGAAGTGTGCCCCCGGGCCCCATGTCTGTGTCCTAGGGGGCAGGGGATTCCTGCTGCTTGCCATGGCGGGGTGGTTGGGTGACCTGGACGTGTTCCTGTTTTCAGTGGAAGCCCACTTCAAGCATAAACCCTAGCAAGAGAGCCTGGAGGCCCGAGGACACTGCACTTATGGTGATGTGGTTGGTGAGGCAACGCTGGACCGTGGGGGAGCCCGCCTCCTGGCCCAAACCCTGCTCCTGGGGGTGGCCCAGGCACAGCCAGGTGGGGCTCCGGCTTCAGCCCCTTGGATGTTTTTCCGGAACCTCACCGCAGGGAGACCCAGCTCTGGGCCTGGCCAGCCCGGTCCTGTCACACTGCTGCTGACCATGCCAGCTGACCTGCGTGCGTCCCTGCTGCTGGACGTCCCCTCTCTAAGGACCCTGATGCGCCTCTCTGCTCGGGCAGCCTCAGCTAACTCTCCTGGCCCGAGGGACCTCTGGGCCTCAGGGCAGTACCCGGTGCCGGGTTTGCCGTGGACAGCAGTGGCAGCGGGCTGGCCTGGCTGCCAGACTAAACTCTGGGACTTGCCGCATGCCTCCCTTCCCCAGTCACctcaacaagtatttattgagcacCCGATGTGTGTTGGTCAGGGGCGGGGGTCAGTTCTCTGTCTGCCAGGGCTGACCCTGCTGGGGTTAGTTTTCTAAGAGAAACACGTGCACACAGGCCGTGGGACCTCCGGTTTCTCCTAGAACAGCTGGCTGGTGTGGCATGGAGGGCTTGCCAGGCGCCTTGCGTGGAGCCCAGCAGCCCAGGAGCCAGGGTGGCCGCCCCATCTGCTTACCGTGTCTCTGCCCAGCTTGGTGCTCTCCCTGCCCCGTGACCACACCCTTCAGCCCCGACCTTACAGTCTTTGAGCCCTTTCAGGATGGTGAGTGGAGTCAAGAGGCGGCCACAGGCAGAGGTGACCATGTCCCTGGCCCTATTGCTGCTGGCAGGCCAGTATTAAAGCCACCCTGTATTTATTTCCCACCAGACCCCTTGAGGTTCACTGGCCATCCCAGCAGCCAGGATCCCCTTTGTGGGACCCCTGCAGGGTAGGTTCTGGCCTCTGGACAGCTGTGTGGAACACTGCTGGGGGACATGCCTGTGGGTGACCTGGGCAGCCTCAGCCCTCTTTGGCCAAGCTGTGCCCCAGAGAGCTGGGACAGGTTTCCAGAGGCTAGGTATCTGCTGCCCTGTATCATGTCCTGGAATAAAGTGTGGCTCTGGCTTGGTCCCTTCTGTGTGTTGGAGGCTCTGTGGGggagggctggggctgggaaCGTAGCCTGCCCTGGAGGCCTCCCTTTGGGCACACAGGTAGAGAGGAGCCCTCTCTTCTCCCAAGGCAGTCCAGACACAGCAGGCCACACTGGCCCCTGCAGCACCAAGTTGTGTTGTATACTCATTGTGTAGGGAGGGCCATAGTCCTCGGAaggccctggcccctccttggcCACTTTTGCCCACACCTGTCCTATTTGTGGGCTGTAGCAGAGGCAGAAGCACCGACTCCTGGCAGGTCCTCGGGCCCTACACTCGACCTGCAGGATAAGCTCAGCCCAGCACAGGCTCTTGCATGTCCTCCCAAATAAGAAACTTGTGAggcactggggatggaactcagggcttcacAAGTGATAGGCAGGCACTCTGcttctgagccacacccccagcccctcactgggggaatCTTAGCTAAGTGGTTTAAAGCCATACTCTCAGCATGGTAGATTCTAGGCAGGAAgtctactgctga contains:
- the Adap1 gene encoding arf-GAP with dual PH domain-containing protein 1 isoform X2 produces the protein MASHGNEAARATFESKVPPFYYRPTFSDCQLLREQWIRAKYERQEFILVEKQEPYSAGYREGILWKRGRDNGQFLSRKFVLTEREGALKYFNKNDAKEPKAVMKIEHLNATFQPAKIGHPHGLQVTYLKDNSTRNIFIYHEDGKEIVDWFNALRAARFHYLQVAFPGASNADLVPKLSRNYLKEGYMEKTGPKQTEGFRKRWFTMDDRRLMYFKDPLDAFARGEVFIGSKESGYTVLEGLPSSTQGHHWPHGITIVTPDRKFLFTCETELDQREWVAAFQKVVDRPMLPQEYAGEGAGNLVLQVTHRNLGEQSAAWHTHTTLHSMGPELQDHA